In one Cercospora beticola chromosome 1, complete sequence genomic region, the following are encoded:
- a CDS encoding uncharacterized protein (BUSCO:EOG09263MEM) produces the protein MSWRSNVGQTGANTIPLGPRRRFGDDDGPGGAGDAEAPRDNKRGRSPEPRKPVELNPDGTKKRRKRNRWGDAADNKAAGLMNLPTAITAAMTAEQLDAYVTHLRIEEISQKLRINDVVPADGDRSPSPPPQYDNFGRRVNTREYRYRKRLEDERHKLIEKAMKIIPSYHPPSDYRRPTKTQEKVYVPVNDYPEINFIGLLIGPRGNTLKKMETQSGAKIAIRGKGSVKEGKGKSDAAHASNQDEDLHCLIMADTEEKVNKAKELIHNVIETAASIPEGQNELKRNQLRELAALNGTLRDDENQACQNCGEIGHRKYDCPQQRNYTANIICRVCGNAGHMARDCPDRQRGNFGRDIPPRGPQNAIEGDYERLMNEIGGGGAPALDTSVPQRQIGYEAGGADANGGARPAAPWQRGPTGAPAPWQQPRQGGPAPWESRGGNDGGYGGPTGGPAPWARGGGGGSGGAAPWQQPQQAPWQQPQQAPWQQQSGGYDAVPPPPPPADIPPPPPPSNNDVPPPPPPA, from the exons ATGTCGTGGAGATCCAACGTCGGCCAGACCGGCGCCAATACGATTCCGCTCGGACCGCGTCGACGCTTCGGCGATGATGACGGCCCCGGCGGAGCAGGCGATGCTGAGGCACCACGCGACAACAAGCGCGGTCGCAGCCCAGAACCACGCAAGCCCGTCGAGCTCAACCCGGACGGCACCAAGAAGCGCCGCAAGAGGAACCGATGGGGTGATGCGGCAGATAACAAGGCCGCGGGCTTGATGAACCTGCCGACTGCCATCACTGCGGCTATGACAGCCGAACAGCTGGACGCCTACGTGACGCATCTGCGAATCGAGGAGATCAGCCAGAAGCTGCGCATTAACGATGTTGTGCCAGCCGACGGCGACAG ATCTCCTTCCCCTCCGCCTCAGTACGACAACTTCGGTCGCCGTGTGAACACGCGCGAGTACCGCTACAGaaagagactagaagatGAGCGGCACAAGTTGATTGAAAAGGCGATGAAGATCATCCCTAGCTATCACCCGCCATCTGACTATAGGAGACCCACCAAGACTCAAGAGAAAGTCTACGTGCCGGTCAACGACTACCCGGAGATTAACTTCA TCGGCCTGCTCATTGGCCCTCGTGGTAACACGCTCAAGAAGATGGAGACTCAGTCCGGCGCCAAGATTGCCATCCGTGGTAAAGGCTCGGTGAAGGAAGGAAAGGGCAAATCTGATGCCGCTCACGCCAGCAACCAGGACGAAGATCTACACTGCTTGATCATGGCAGACACTGAAGAGAAGGTCAACAAGGCGAAAGAGTTGATTCACAATGTCATCGAGACTGCCGCTTCTATCCCAGAAGGTCAGAACGAGTTGAAGCGCAACCAGCTCCGTGAGCTTGCGGCCCTCAACGGTACTCTTCGTGACGATGAGAACCAGGCTTGCCAGAACTGCGGCGAGATTGGACACCGAAAGTACGACTGCCCACAGCAGCGTAACTACACTGCGAACATCATCTGTCGTGTCTGCGGCAACGCTGGCCACATGGCTCGTGATTGTCCAGATCGTCAACGCGGTAACTTTGGGCGCGATATACCACCACGTGGTCCTCAGAATGCTATCGAGGGAGACTACGAGAGACTCATGAACGAgattggtggtggaggtgcgcCTGCTTTGGATACTTCAGTGCCGCAGCGACAAATTGGATACGAAGCTGGCGGAGCTGATGCGAACGGCGGTGCTCGTCCAGCTGCTCCTTGGCAGCGTGGTCCAACTGGCGCTCCTGCTCCCTGGCAGCAACCTCGTCAAGGCGGTCCTGCCCCATGGGAGAGTCGTGGAGGCAACGACGGTGGATATGGAGGTCCGACGGGAGGACCTGCTCCGTGGGCgagaggtggcggaggtggcagcGGCGGTGCAGCACCATGGCAACAACCACAGCAAGCACCATGGCAGCAACCACAACAAGctccatggcagcagcagtctggAGGATACGATGCCGTtccccctccaccaccaccagcggacattcctcctccaccacctccatccAACAACGACgtacctccacctcctccaccagctTAG